In Sulfuriferula plumbiphila, the genomic window CCGCTACGGCAATGAAGCCCACCGCCGCCGATACCGAAAGATGCAGCCCCGCCAGCCCCAGTCCGGCAATGCCGCCGATCAGGGTAAACGGCACCATCAGCAGCACCAGCACCGCCTGCTTGACCGATCGAAACGCCCAGAACAGGAGCGAGAAAATCAGGAACAGGCTGATCGGGACGATGATTTTCAGGCGTTTCATCGCGCGTTGCTGGTTCTCGAACTGGCCGCCCCAGGTGACGGTATAACCGGACGGCAATTTCACCTGCTGCCTGACCAGTTGCTGTGCCTCGGCGACAAAGCTGCCCTGGTCGCGCCCAAGCAGGTTGGCCTTCACCGAAACATTGCGGCTGCCCGCCTCGCGGCTGATCCGCGCCGCGCCCTGTTTGATGCTGATACTGGCAATATCGGACAGCGCCACGCTGCCGTTGCCGCCCGGCAGCGACACTTGCAGGTTACCAATGTCATCCACTGCATCGCGATAGGGCGCCTGCAGGCGCAGGGTAACGTCAAAGCGCCGTTCCCCCTGGTAAAAACTGTTTACCGCCTGATCCGCCAGTGCGCTCTGGATCACCCTGTTGGCGTCGGCGACGCTGATGCCAAGACGCCCCATGCGTACCCGGTCCAGCTTGATATTAAGCTCGGTCTGCCCGCCCACCTTGATCGCCGCCACGTCGCTCGCACCACGCACGCTGGCCAGCAGTGTGGCGATCTGCTCGGCCTTGGCCTCCAGGATATCCAGATCGGGTCCGCTTACCTTGACCGAAATCTCACCCTTCACCCCGGACAGCGCCTCTTCCACGTTGTCCTCGATTACCTGGGAAAAGTTGGTGGGCAGGCCGGGAATGCTTTTCAGCTTTTGCGTCATATCCGCCACCAGCGCGTCCTTGTCGGCAAAGCGCCAGGTTGCGTGCGGTTTCAGGTCGGCCAGTATTTCCATATTGTTGGGGCCTTTGGGGTCGGTGCCATCGTCGGGCCGCCCCACCTGGCTGATCACATTGCTTACTTCCGGATAACTGAGCAGGATCGAACGCACCTGGCGCTCCACGGCCTTGGTCTTGTCCAGCGCGGTCTGCGGCGGCAGAGTAATGGTCAGCCAGATATTACCTTCATCCAGCTTGGGCAGAAATTCACTGCCCAATAGCGGCACGCTGGTCAGTGCCACCACCAGCATCAGCAACGCTCCACCGAAGATGAATGGCCGATAGCCCTCCGACCACGCCAGTAACGCCCGGTAGCGCTCCTGCAACTTGTGCATCCAAGGGGTGTGCTTCTCTGCCATACGTTCGCCCTTGAGGGTGTAGGAGAGCAAGGTCGGCACCAGGGTAAGGGTGAGGATGAGCGCGCCCAGCAGGGCAAAACTCAAGGTCAGCGCCACCGGGGTGAAGATTTTTCCCTCCACGCGCTGGAACGTGAAAATCGGCAAAAACGCCAAAATAATAATCGCCTTGGAAAACAGGATGGGATGCCCCAGCTCGATGGCGGTGTGCTTGAGCGCCTGCATCCGCCAGGCCGGCGTATGGTGAGCGGCGTGTCCATCCTGCGCCGCCAGCGCCAGGCGCACCATCAGCGCCTCGACCAGCACCACGGCACTGTCGATGATAATCCCGAAATCCACTGCCCCCAGTGAAATCAGGTTGGCCGACACGCCGCGTGCGTCCATCAGGATGAAAGCGAACAGCAGCGCGAGCGGAATCACTGAGGCCACAATCAGTGCCGCGCGCCAGTTACGCAAAAACACGATGAGAATGGCAATCACCAGCACCGCCCCCATGATGAGGTTTTCGCTCACCGTGTGCACCGTGTGGTTAATCAGCTGGGTGCGGTCGTAGATGGGATGGATGCTCACCCCCGGCGGCAGCTTGGCGTCGACCTCGACAATTTTCTGGCGCAATGCCTTGACCACCTTGGCGGCA contains:
- a CDS encoding efflux RND transporter permease subunit produces the protein MLDKLITFALQQRVFVLLMVVALVLLGWHALSDLPIEAFPDVQDVQVQVVTQMAGQAPEEVERSVTLPIEREMSGVARITQLRSVSMTGLSIVTLTFSDHTDDYFARQQVLEKLQNVNLPPGVQPSLAPLTTAVGEIYRYVLDTPVNMPLTEVRAIQDWQIRPALRMVPGVADVASFGGLIKEYQVNVNPALLKKYGVTLDQVSQALANGSANVGGGLIKRGDEALVVRGQGLFNSVDDIARVVVLARDGKTVLVRDIGDVGIGARPRSGIVAFNQRDNVVEGIVQMVKGQNAAKVVKALRQKIVEVDAKLPPGVSIHPIYDRTQLINHTVHTVSENLIMGAVLVIAILIVFLRNWRAALIVASVIPLALLFAFILMDARGVSANLISLGAVDFGIIIDSAVVLVEALMVRLALAAQDGHAAHHTPAWRMQALKHTAIELGHPILFSKAIIILAFLPIFTFQRVEGKIFTPVALTLSFALLGALILTLTLVPTLLSYTLKGERMAEKHTPWMHKLQERYRALLAWSEGYRPFIFGGALLMLVVALTSVPLLGSEFLPKLDEGNIWLTITLPPQTALDKTKAVERQVRSILLSYPEVSNVISQVGRPDDGTDPKGPNNMEILADLKPHATWRFADKDALVADMTQKLKSIPGLPTNFSQVIEDNVEEALSGVKGEISVKVSGPDLDILEAKAEQIATLLASVRGASDVAAIKVGGQTELNIKLDRVRMGRLGISVADANRVIQSALADQAVNSFYQGERRFDVTLRLQAPYRDAVDDIGNLQVSLPGGNGSVALSDIASISIKQGAARISREAGSRNVSVKANLLGRDQGSFVAEAQQLVRQQVKLPSGYTVTWGGQFENQQRAMKRLKIIVPISLFLIFSLLFWAFRSVKQAVLVLLMVPFTLIGGIAGLGLAGLHLSVSAAVGFIAVAGISVQNGVIMLEQIIALVRNGADLQAGIMDGAVQRLRPILMTALMAGLGLLPAALSHGIGSETQRPFAVVIVGGIVSGTLFTLWLLPLAFRWFNRNVEGQQPARL